A single Bacillus sp. OxB-1 DNA region contains:
- a CDS encoding dihydroorotase, with amino-acid sequence MKKLIRGVRILNGEGQLQHTDVKITDDKITEIGANLAPEGAEIIEGNGLFLSPGFIDVHVHLREPGGEHKETIASGTLAAAKGGYTTVCSMPNTRPVPDTKENLDFVNGLIAKNALIRVLPYASITIREAGKERTNLAELKKHGAFAFTDDGVGVQQAGMMYEAMQDAAQIGMAIVAHCEDNTLIYGGAMHEGKRNKELGLPGIPSIAESVHIARDILLAEAAGAHYHVCHVSTKESVRTIRDAKKAGIHVTAEVSPHHLLLCEDDIPGDDADWKMNPPLRGKEDLLALREGLLDGTIDCIATDHAPHTAEEKSVGMEKAPFGITGFETAFPLLYTNFVKEGKWTLQQLIDWMTAKPAEVFGLPYGKLEVGAQADLVLIDLEKEQEIDRKTFLSKGKNTPFDGQQCTGWPVKTIYGGKVVWEDAE; translated from the coding sequence ATGAAAAAACTAATCCGAGGAGTCAGAATCTTAAACGGAGAAGGACAACTTCAACATACAGATGTAAAAATAACCGATGATAAAATAACCGAAATTGGTGCGAATCTGGCTCCGGAGGGCGCTGAAATCATAGAAGGGAATGGCCTGTTCCTCTCTCCAGGATTCATCGATGTCCACGTCCATTTGCGTGAACCGGGTGGAGAACATAAAGAAACCATTGCCAGCGGGACGTTAGCAGCTGCAAAAGGCGGCTATACGACGGTATGTTCGATGCCGAACACCCGCCCTGTGCCGGACACAAAAGAAAATTTGGATTTTGTTAATGGTTTGATTGCCAAAAACGCTTTGATCCGTGTATTGCCATACGCCTCCATCACAATCCGCGAAGCGGGGAAAGAACGGACTAACTTGGCTGAACTGAAAAAGCATGGTGCGTTTGCTTTCACCGACGATGGGGTGGGTGTCCAGCAGGCCGGCATGATGTATGAGGCAATGCAAGACGCGGCTCAAATCGGTATGGCGATTGTCGCGCATTGCGAAGACAATACCCTCATCTATGGAGGCGCGATGCACGAAGGGAAGCGCAATAAGGAATTGGGACTTCCGGGCATTCCATCCATTGCGGAATCTGTACATATCGCGCGTGATATCCTCCTTGCCGAGGCGGCGGGAGCCCATTATCACGTATGCCATGTCAGCACGAAAGAATCCGTCCGGACGATCAGGGACGCGAAGAAAGCAGGGATCCATGTAACAGCGGAAGTAAGCCCACATCATTTGCTTCTATGCGAAGATGATATTCCGGGAGATGACGCAGACTGGAAAATGAATCCTCCATTGCGAGGAAAAGAGGATTTGCTGGCGCTCCGCGAAGGATTGCTCGACGGCACGATCGACTGCATTGCGACCGACCATGCCCCGCATACAGCGGAAGAGAAAAGCGTCGGAATGGAAAAAGCCCCTTTTGGCATCACGGGATTCGAAACGGCATTCCCGCTCCTATACACGAATTTCGTCAAGGAGGGGAAATGGACGCTGCAGCAATTGATCGATTGGATGACCGCAAAACCGGCCGAAGTATTCGGATTGCCATATGGGAAGCTGGAAGTCGGGGCACAAGCAGACCTAGTCCTGATCGATCTGGAAAAAGAACAAGAAATCGACCGCAAGACCTTCCTATCCAAAGGGAAGAATACACCATTCGATGGCCAGCAATGTACGGGTTGGCCGGTAAAAACGATTTACGGCGGAAAAGTCGTCTGGGAGGATGCTGAATGA
- a CDS encoding carbamoyl phosphate synthase small subunit translates to MKKRLLILEDGSIFEGTAFGSDEASIGETTFSTGMTGYQEVISNPSACGQIIVMTYPLIGNYGINRDDYESIDLAINGLVVRELADEPSNFRSSMTLDELLSIKGIPGIQGIDTRKLTRLLRDKGSLKGILTAAGEEPNIEEKIAEVQATTLPTDLVARVSTRKSYPSPGRGKRVVLIDYGMKHGILRELNNKDCDVVVVPYNTSSEEILALSPDGIVLSNGPGNPEDVEGAVDIIKELLGKAPIFGIGLGHQLFALACGAKTVKLKNGHNGGNHPVKELATGRTELTAQCHSYAVDEASLAGTGLEVTHIALNDGSIEGLKSEQYQAFSVQFHPEASPGPEDSIHLFGRFTDFMKTSNGKEHTNA, encoded by the coding sequence ATGAAAAAACGATTACTCATTTTAGAAGATGGCTCTATTTTTGAAGGGACCGCTTTCGGTTCCGATGAAGCTTCCATCGGTGAAACAACGTTTTCCACAGGAATGACAGGTTACCAGGAAGTCATTTCCAACCCATCAGCATGTGGACAAATCATTGTCATGACGTATCCATTGATCGGAAATTACGGCATCAATCGCGATGATTATGAATCGATCGATTTGGCCATAAACGGACTGGTCGTACGTGAACTGGCGGATGAGCCTTCCAACTTCAGAAGCAGCATGACGTTAGATGAATTATTATCCATCAAAGGAATTCCGGGAATCCAAGGGATTGATACACGGAAATTGACTCGCCTCTTGCGGGATAAAGGCTCCTTGAAAGGGATCTTGACAGCGGCGGGAGAAGAACCGAACATCGAGGAAAAAATTGCGGAAGTACAAGCAACAACATTACCGACCGACCTAGTGGCACGGGTTTCGACAAGAAAATCCTATCCAAGCCCAGGCCGCGGCAAGCGGGTTGTCTTGATCGACTACGGTATGAAACATGGCATCCTTCGTGAATTGAATAACAAGGACTGTGACGTCGTAGTCGTGCCGTATAATACTTCATCTGAAGAAATATTGGCCCTCAGCCCGGATGGCATCGTCCTTTCCAACGGTCCCGGCAATCCGGAAGACGTGGAAGGCGCAGTGGATATCATCAAGGAATTGCTTGGCAAAGCGCCGATCTTCGGCATCGGACTTGGCCATCAACTGTTCGCATTAGCTTGCGGGGCAAAAACCGTGAAGCTGAAAAACGGACATAACGGAGGGAACCATCCGGTGAAAGAATTGGCAACCGGCCGGACTGAACTGACAGCCCAATGTCACAGCTACGCAGTGGATGAAGCATCGCTCGCGGGAACAGGTCTGGAAGTGACCCATATCGCATTGAATGATGGCTCGATCGAAGGATTGAAAAGCGAACAATACCAAGCATTCTCGGTCCAGTTCCATCCGGAAGCATCGCCGGGCCCTGAAGATTCGATTCATCTATTCGGAAGATTTACCGATTTCATGAAAACGAGCAACGGAAAGGAGCATACCAATGCCTAA